A window from Solanum stenotomum isolate F172 chromosome 7, ASM1918654v1, whole genome shotgun sequence encodes these proteins:
- the LOC125869770 gene encoding glycosyltransferase-like KOBITO 1 — protein MANRDAVPKILPKDLVVTIWNETWLAGFFFQPCNHELFVKHTLNMEMAIVMAREAGVDWIIHLDTDELMHPAGTSEYSLRRLLEDIPEDVDMVVFPKYESNVERDDVKEPFSEVSMFKKNYDHLTKEMYFGNYKEATRGNPNYCLTYGNGKSAARVQGHLRSNGAHRWHNYMKSPKEMEVIKFEGSPQVNLISLKWKWKWKMSFVLMVLIDGTTT, from the exons ATGGCTAACAGAGACGCAGTTCCAAAAATTTTACCCAAAG ATCTTGTTGTTACT ATTTGGAATGAAACGTGGCTGGCTGGATTCTTTTTCCAACCATGCAACCACGAGTTATTTGTCAAGCACACTCTTAACATGGAAATGGCCATCGTCATGGCAAGG GAAGCTGGTGTGGACTGGATCATTCATCTTGATACTGATGAGCTAATGCATCCAGCTGGAACTAGTGAGTATTCTTTACGGAGACTTCTGGAAGATATACCTGAAGATGTTGACATGGTCGTATTTCCTAAATAT GAGAGCAATGTTGAGAGAGATGATGTGAAGGAACCTTTTAGTGAA GTCTCGATGTTCAAGAAGAATTATGACCATCTCACAAAAGAAATGTACTTTGGAAACTACAAGGAAGCAACTCGTGGTAATCCTAACTACTGTTTGACTTACGGAAATGGTAAATCAGCTGCTCGAGTTCAAGGTCATCTGCGTTCTAATGGTGCTCATAGATGGCACAACTACATGAAAAGCCCAAA GGAAATGGAGGTGATCAAATTTGAAGGTTCGCCACAAGTCAATTTGATCTCATTGAAGTGGAAGTGGAAGTGGAAGATGAGCTTCGTCCTAATGGTGCTCATAGATGGCACAACTACATGA